A window from Chryseobacterium vaccae encodes these proteins:
- the hemH gene encoding ferrochelatase: MQKESRNSKKGILLVNLGSPRSTAVNDVKEYLDEFLMDERVIDYRWIFRALLVQGIILKTRPAKSAEAYKTVWTDQGSPLIVITEKIQKKLQKLVDVPVEIGMRYAQPSIEAGIQRLVDQGVSEIVLFPLYPQYAMSTTETVIEKAEEVRKKKFPTVKINYIQPFYNRDIYINCLAESIKEKLPENFDALQFSYHGVPERHIYKTDPSKTCKIDDANCINSQVDTHNAYCYRHQCYKTTEAVIAKMGLPKEKTIVSFQSRLGKDKWIEPYTDETLETIPGKGIKNLAVVCPAFVSDCLETLEEISVEGKEQFQHAGGENFHYIPCLNDEDRWIEVVKTLCEEKLNDFYLV; the protein is encoded by the coding sequence TTGCAGAAAGAATCCCGAAATTCAAAGAAAGGAATTTTATTGGTCAATTTAGGATCACCCAGATCTACGGCAGTAAACGATGTAAAGGAGTATCTTGATGAATTTTTAATGGATGAAAGGGTTATTGATTACCGCTGGATCTTCCGTGCACTTCTTGTTCAGGGTATCATCCTGAAAACAAGACCTGCCAAATCTGCAGAAGCCTATAAAACCGTGTGGACGGATCAAGGCTCTCCTTTGATCGTTATTACTGAAAAAATTCAGAAAAAACTTCAGAAGCTGGTAGATGTTCCCGTAGAAATCGGAATGCGTTACGCACAACCAAGCATTGAAGCAGGAATTCAGAGATTAGTGGATCAAGGAGTTTCTGAAATCGTTCTTTTCCCTTTGTACCCGCAATATGCAATGAGTACAACAGAAACGGTTATTGAAAAAGCAGAAGAAGTACGGAAAAAGAAATTTCCTACCGTAAAAATCAATTATATTCAGCCTTTCTACAACAGAGATATTTACATTAATTGCCTAGCAGAAAGCATTAAGGAAAAGCTTCCTGAAAATTTTGATGCCCTGCAGTTCTCCTATCATGGGGTTCCGGAAAGGCATATTTATAAAACAGACCCGTCGAAGACCTGTAAAATTGATGATGCCAACTGTATCAACAGCCAGGTGGATACTCATAATGCTTATTGCTACAGACATCAGTGTTATAAAACTACTGAGGCTGTTATAGCTAAAATGGGACTTCCAAAAGAAAAAACCATCGTTTCTTTCCAGTCAAGGCTGGGGAAAGATAAATGGATAGAACCTTATACGGATGAAACTTTAGAAACCATTCCTGGAAAAGGTATTAAAAACCTTGCAGTGGTGTGTCCGGCTTTCGTTTCAGACTGTCTGGAAACGCTGGAGGAAATTTCAGTGGAAGGTAAAGAGCAGTTCCAGCATGCTGGCGGAGAAAACTTCCATTACATTCCATGTCTGAATGATGAAGACCGCTGGATAGAGGTTGTAAAGACACTCTGTGAAGAAAAGTTGAATGACTTTTATCTGGTTTAA
- a CDS encoding helix-turn-helix domain-containing protein: MNNHFFDLIEHTNRSVFLTGKAGTGKTTFLNDFVKRTKKKYIVVAPTGIAAINAGGVTIHSMFGLPLRTFLPTTDRIDGSLANNIADLMPHFKYRKDKLKLLREIEVLIIDEVSMLRADVLDMMDFSLRFIRRNNQRFGGVQMLFIGDLYQLPPVVRDEHILKICYDSPFFFDSLAVKDIPLLTIELTKVYRQSDEDFLEILNAIRDGDTANIDFDLLNKRYDPDFDMGNESYVYLCSHNKMADEINQEKLAEIKVTPNTYEAKLFGDFKENQYPNEQFLELKIGAQVMFIRNDISGEKKYFNGKLGEISALDENEIKVVLDGSEREITVKREVWEQKKYFLDTEKNIQEEVLGSFEQFPIKLAWAVTIHKSQGLTFDKVIIDAGKSFTAGQVYVALSRCRTLEGIVLKSRITPDVIFKDNRILQFQGNTLANDNVEAILNKEKYDYSIRKVLRTVNCLWFLKEVEDWNQLSITTKSIDHVKTKQLYVQLKHEIVNLGKIFEKLERVISQKVNNFIEQKEEWSEIENKTKGAVNFFFVEIRDKVFNPLKEFYAEIKGAKGLKQYNEEFRNWLEDIEEYLNSLKEAYLLETKLLDEKNDKEISMKIAKVPSQVLTFQLFEQGKTIGEIALERGLVKETVIGHLAKFAEQGLLDIARVITSDKIKAFETEFYKNPHETLSDWKNALPSSFEFNEIRILINHYNFLKDKNKA, encoded by the coding sequence ATGAACAATCATTTTTTTGACTTAATAGAGCATACCAACAGAAGTGTTTTTCTTACGGGGAAAGCAGGAACCGGCAAAACGACCTTTCTCAATGATTTTGTAAAAAGGACGAAGAAGAAGTATATTGTAGTGGCTCCTACGGGAATTGCTGCCATTAATGCGGGAGGAGTAACCATTCATTCCATGTTTGGGCTGCCTTTAAGAACTTTTTTACCAACCACGGACCGTATCGACGGAAGTTTAGCGAATAATATCGCCGATCTGATGCCCCATTTTAAGTACAGAAAGGATAAGCTTAAGCTTTTAAGAGAAATAGAGGTTCTTATTATTGATGAGGTTTCCATGCTCAGAGCCGATGTTCTGGATATGATGGATTTTTCGCTGCGCTTCATCAGACGAAATAATCAGCGGTTCGGCGGGGTTCAGATGCTGTTCATAGGGGATCTTTATCAGCTGCCACCAGTGGTAAGGGATGAACATATTTTAAAGATATGCTATGATTCTCCTTTCTTTTTCGATAGCCTGGCAGTGAAGGATATTCCTCTTCTAACGATTGAATTAACGAAAGTATACAGACAATCCGATGAAGATTTCCTGGAAATTCTGAATGCTATCCGCGATGGAGATACCGCCAATATAGATTTTGATCTTCTCAACAAAAGATATGATCCCGATTTTGACATGGGGAACGAATCTTACGTTTACCTGTGTTCGCATAATAAAATGGCGGATGAGATCAATCAGGAAAAGCTTGCTGAAATTAAAGTAACACCCAACACCTACGAAGCTAAACTTTTTGGTGATTTTAAAGAAAACCAGTATCCGAACGAGCAGTTTTTAGAACTAAAGATCGGTGCCCAGGTGATGTTCATCAGGAATGATATTTCCGGGGAGAAAAAATATTTTAACGGAAAGCTGGGCGAAATTTCAGCACTGGATGAAAACGAAATTAAAGTAGTGCTGGACGGCAGCGAAAGAGAAATTACAGTAAAAAGAGAAGTCTGGGAACAGAAAAAATATTTCCTCGATACTGAAAAAAATATCCAGGAAGAAGTATTGGGAAGCTTTGAGCAGTTTCCGATCAAGCTGGCCTGGGCAGTAACGATTCACAAAAGTCAGGGACTTACTTTTGATAAGGTGATCATTGATGCGGGGAAAAGTTTTACGGCAGGGCAGGTATATGTTGCTTTATCGAGATGTCGTACCCTGGAAGGCATTGTTTTAAAATCCAGGATTACTCCTGATGTTATTTTTAAAGATAACAGAATTCTCCAGTTTCAGGGGAATACGCTTGCGAATGATAATGTAGAAGCCATCCTGAATAAAGAAAAATACGATTACAGCATTAGAAAAGTGCTTCGTACAGTAAATTGTCTGTGGTTTCTGAAGGAAGTAGAAGACTGGAACCAGCTTTCTATTACTACAAAAAGTATTGATCACGTTAAAACCAAGCAGCTGTATGTTCAGTTGAAACATGAGATTGTGAATCTCGGAAAAATTTTTGAAAAGCTGGAAAGAGTGATTTCCCAGAAGGTCAACAATTTTATTGAGCAGAAAGAAGAATGGTCTGAGATTGAAAATAAAACGAAAGGAGCCGTTAACTTCTTTTTCGTTGAGATCCGTGATAAGGTTTTTAATCCGCTGAAAGAATTTTATGCTGAAATCAAAGGGGCGAAAGGCCTGAAACAGTATAACGAAGAATTCAGAAACTGGCTGGAAGATATTGAGGAATATCTCAACAGCCTGAAAGAAGCCTACCTGCTGGAAACTAAACTTTTAGATGAAAAAAATGATAAGGAGATAAGCATGAAAATTGCTAAAGTTCCTTCTCAGGTTCTTACCTTCCAGTTATTTGAGCAGGGGAAAACCATTGGTGAAATTGCACTGGAAAGAGGACTGGTAAAAGAAACGGTCATCGGACATCTTGCTAAATTTGCCGAGCAGGGATTACTGGATATTGCCAGAGTAATTACTTCAGACAAAATCAAAGCTTTTGAAACGGAATTTTACAAAAACCCTCACGAAACACTGAGTGACTGGAAAAATGCACTTCCGAGCAGTTTTGAATTTAATGAGATCAGGATTCTGATTAATCATTATAATTTTCTGAAGGATAAAAATAAAGCTTAA
- a CDS encoding gamma carbonic anhydrase family protein has protein sequence MAIIKELLGKMPQIGEGTFLAETATIIGDVTMGENCSIWYNAVIRGDVHYIKMGDKVNVQDNAMLHCTYQKHPLNIGNNVSIGHNAIVHGCTVKDNVLIGMGAIVMDDCLIEENSIVGAGSVVTQGTHIKSGEVWGGVPAKKIKDISAQLLEGEVNRIADNYVKYSSWYKENVKEVEG, from the coding sequence ATGGCAATCATAAAAGAACTTTTAGGGAAAATGCCTCAGATTGGTGAGGGAACTTTTTTAGCGGAAACAGCAACCATTATAGGAGATGTAACAATGGGTGAGAACTGCAGTATCTGGTATAATGCCGTGATCAGAGGGGATGTTCACTACATCAAAATGGGAGATAAAGTTAATGTACAGGATAACGCCATGCTGCACTGTACCTATCAGAAGCACCCTTTGAATATCGGGAATAATGTTTCCATTGGTCACAATGCCATTGTTCATGGATGCACGGTAAAAGATAACGTCCTGATTGGGATGGGAGCTATTGTAATGGATGACTGCCTGATAGAAGAAAATTCTATTGTAGGAGCGGGGTCTGTGGTAACGCAGGGAACCCATATCAAATCCGGGGAAGTTTGGGGAGGAGTACCTGCCAAAAAAATTAAAGATATCTCTGCACAGCTGCTGGAGGGAGAAGTAAATAGGATTGCAGATAATTATGTGAAATATTCTTCATGGTATAAGGAGAATGTGAAAGAAGTGGAAGGATAG
- a CDS encoding MBL fold metallo-hydrolase — protein sequence MLQIQGFVFNFASENTYILYNENKNAWLIDPGNMSPQETQVIDHFITENGLHIQKILLTHAHIDHVLGLQWAFDQFKVPVYLHQEDQEVLDMLQASGMRFGMNIDPVKVETQYVTEGEELDLDGEKFKIYHVPGHSPGSVVYHNENQKFMISGDVLFEGSIGRTDLYKGNYEQLIDGIKTKLFVLDPETQVFSGHGNPTSIGFEKQYNPFFK from the coding sequence ATGCTTCAGATTCAAGGTTTCGTATTCAATTTTGCGAGCGAAAACACTTATATTCTATACAACGAAAACAAAAATGCATGGTTAATTGATCCCGGAAATATGAGTCCGCAGGAAACCCAGGTGATTGATCATTTCATCACGGAAAACGGACTGCATATTCAGAAAATTCTGCTTACTCATGCTCATATCGATCATGTTTTGGGGCTTCAGTGGGCTTTTGATCAATTTAAAGTTCCGGTTTATCTGCACCAGGAAGATCAGGAAGTATTGGATATGCTTCAGGCAAGCGGGATGAGATTCGGGATGAATATCGATCCTGTGAAAGTAGAAACCCAATATGTTACGGAAGGTGAGGAACTTGATCTGGACGGAGAAAAATTCAAGATTTATCATGTTCCGGGACATTCTCCGGGAAGTGTGGTATATCACAATGAAAATCAGAAATTCATGATCTCCGGAGATGTACTTTTTGAAGGCAGCATCGGAAGAACAGATCTTTATAAAGGAAATTACGAGCAGCTGATTGACGGCATCAAAACAAAACTTTTCGTACTGGATCCTGAAACACAGGTTTTCTCCGGCCATGGAAATCCTACATCAATTGGTTTTGAGAAGCAGTACAATCCTTTTTTTAAGTAA
- the ribB gene encoding 3,4-dihydroxy-2-butanone-4-phosphate synthase, whose protein sequence is MSEIKLNTIPEAIEDLKNGKIIIVVDDEDRENEGDFLCAAELTTPEIINFMAFHGRGLICMPLPEKRCDELGLEVMVSRSSDPKETAFTVSVDLLGNGTSTGISAGDRAKTILALMDEKSKPTDFMRPGHIFPLRARKGGVLKRAGHTEAAIDLTHLAGLKEGGVICEIMNDDGTMSRLPDLYAFAQKHDMKIVSIEDLIHYQLKKGNLIERLEERKVKTAYGDYDFFAFRETSNDQIHFALTKGAWTVDEPVLVRVQSSDSYFDVLTRLNNGEKPLLEKVTNMVNEAGKGAIIFINNVSNSENTLRKLQQFLNYQDGQEQHPTLAYNYRDYGIGTQILKNLGINKFKVITQNPNIKPQVGGYDVEVTELVQL, encoded by the coding sequence ATGTCTGAGATTAAATTAAATACTATCCCAGAGGCTATTGAAGACCTTAAAAATGGTAAAATAATCATAGTAGTAGATGATGAAGACAGAGAGAATGAAGGAGATTTTCTCTGTGCGGCGGAACTTACAACGCCGGAAATTATCAATTTTATGGCATTTCACGGAAGAGGGCTAATCTGTATGCCGCTTCCTGAAAAAAGATGCGACGAATTAGGACTTGAAGTAATGGTAAGCAGAAGCAGCGATCCTAAAGAAACTGCTTTTACCGTATCAGTTGACCTTCTTGGAAACGGAACTTCTACAGGGATTTCTGCAGGAGACAGAGCCAAAACTATTTTAGCTCTGATGGACGAAAAGTCTAAACCTACAGACTTTATGAGACCGGGACATATTTTCCCGTTACGTGCGAGAAAAGGAGGTGTTTTAAAAAGAGCAGGACATACTGAAGCTGCGATTGATTTAACCCATCTTGCAGGATTGAAAGAAGGAGGAGTGATCTGTGAGATCATGAATGATGACGGAACCATGTCACGTTTACCGGATCTTTATGCTTTTGCACAGAAACACGATATGAAAATTGTTTCCATTGAAGACCTGATTCATTATCAGCTTAAAAAAGGAAACCTGATCGAAAGACTGGAAGAAAGAAAAGTAAAAACGGCTTACGGAGATTATGATTTCTTTGCTTTCAGGGAAACTTCAAACGATCAGATCCATTTTGCTCTAACAAAAGGGGCATGGACCGTTGATGAGCCTGTTTTGGTAAGAGTTCAGTCTTCTGATTCTTATTTTGATGTTCTGACCAGACTGAATAACGGTGAAAAACCTTTACTGGAAAAAGTGACCAACATGGTAAATGAAGCCGGAAAAGGAGCAATTATCTTCATCAATAACGTTTCCAACTCTGAAAATACACTGAGAAAGCTTCAGCAGTTCCTGAACTATCAGGACGGGCAGGAGCAGCATCCTACTTTAGCGTACAATTACAGAGATTACGGAATCGGGACGCAGATTCTGAAAAATCTCGGAATTAATAAATTTAAAGTAATCACTCAGAACCCAAATATCAAACCTCAGGTTGGAGGTTATGATGTGGAGGTGACTGAATTGGTTCAACTGTAA
- a CDS encoding type IX secretion system plug protein has translation MKTLRIFLLSLSGLAFGQNIQSIQLFNPQTNDETPVIKFGEQLVLRFDDLTNASEIYRYTIKHYDRNWNDDNLFFTEFATGSLNGLLDQFQYSFNTIQPYTHYKLTFPNDKIQPKISGNFELIVYKDSAERPLFKRRFYVVEDAATIALNISRIADAKNPNINQRVEAKVVSKGGDLSSNVNSMSLNVMQNNNPNVTVNNLKPSTTLGNQLLFQQMSLTFPGNNEFYYFDNKNMNMAADMVRATELKDGVNQTYLHSVWAFPLNYQYQPDVNGAWYYRRNDLGLERNADREADYSWVYFSLDSDPADKEIYVLGGFNNFTPSKENQMHYDAASKKYVAKIFLKQGFYNYILATKESNGSLNFGEINGNFWQTENLYQAFLYYAPFGRSYDGLMGYGEFRTPVGAK, from the coding sequence ATGAAAACTTTGCGCATATTTTTACTTTCTTTGAGCGGACTGGCTTTTGGGCAGAATATCCAGAGCATACAGCTGTTTAATCCACAGACCAATGACGAAACCCCGGTAATAAAATTCGGTGAACAGCTGGTTCTCAGATTTGATGATCTTACCAATGCCAGCGAAATTTACAGATATACCATCAAACATTACGACCGGAACTGGAATGATGATAATCTTTTCTTTACGGAATTTGCCACCGGAAGTCTGAACGGACTGCTGGATCAGTTCCAGTATTCTTTCAATACCATTCAGCCTTATACTCATTATAAGCTGACATTTCCGAATGATAAGATACAGCCGAAGATCTCCGGAAATTTTGAGTTGATCGTTTATAAGGATTCTGCTGAAAGACCTCTTTTTAAAAGAAGATTTTATGTCGTGGAAGATGCGGCTACGATAGCACTGAACATTTCAAGAATTGCTGATGCGAAAAATCCGAATATCAACCAGAGGGTAGAGGCAAAAGTTGTTTCAAAAGGAGGAGATCTTTCTTCCAATGTGAATTCTATGTCTCTTAATGTGATGCAGAATAACAACCCGAATGTAACAGTCAATAATTTGAAACCAAGTACTACATTAGGAAACCAGCTGCTTTTCCAGCAAATGAGCCTTACTTTCCCGGGTAACAATGAATTCTATTATTTCGATAACAAAAATATGAATATGGCAGCGGACATGGTTCGTGCCACAGAATTAAAAGACGGTGTCAATCAGACTTATCTGCATTCCGTTTGGGCTTTTCCTCTTAACTACCAGTATCAGCCGGATGTGAACGGTGCGTGGTATTACAGAAGAAATGACCTGGGTCTGGAAAGAAATGCAGACAGGGAGGCCGATTATTCTTGGGTTTATTTTTCTTTGGATTCTGATCCTGCAGATAAAGAGATCTATGTTTTGGGCGGTTTTAATAATTTCACCCCCTCCAAAGAAAACCAGATGCATTACGATGCAGCCAGCAAAAAATATGTGGCTAAAATATTCCTGAAACAAGGATTCTATAATTACATTCTGGCCACCAAAGAAAGTAATGGCAGCCTGAACTTCGGCGAGATCAACGGAAATTTCTGGCAGACAGAAAACCTGTACCAGGCATTTCTATATTATGCACCTTTCGGACGAAGTTATGATGGATTGATGGGATACGGGGAATTCAGAACACCTGTGGGAGCTAAATAA
- a CDS encoding NifU family protein — translation MRTILIEPTENPKVMKFVADYNLIPGSLELDRSSDISEIPMAQELFNYPFVERVFITANFVAVAKQDTIEWEHVAESLKNVIEDELLANPRIYLQKKKEMYQIYAEMTPNPNVMKFVSSKLLLEGFVEVKSREAADGVPLAQAIFKEFDFAKEVFISDNFVAVTRDNSVEWHEVMMAVRALIAEYLQNGGEISNLEPQKHENPVEKIINRDYTEDEQKISDILNEYVAPAVENDGGKISLMEYDQESKTAKMLLQGACSGCPSSTATLKNGIENILKQFVPDLVERVEAVNG, via the coding sequence ATGCGTACAATACTTATAGAACCAACCGAAAACCCGAAAGTGATGAAATTTGTTGCAGATTACAATCTGATTCCGGGGTCTTTAGAGTTGGACAGAAGTTCAGATATTTCAGAAATTCCAATGGCACAGGAACTTTTCAATTATCCTTTTGTGGAAAGAGTTTTCATTACTGCCAATTTTGTAGCAGTAGCCAAACAGGATACTATTGAATGGGAACATGTGGCGGAAAGTCTGAAAAATGTTATCGAGGATGAATTACTGGCTAATCCAAGAATTTATCTTCAGAAGAAAAAAGAGATGTACCAGATTTATGCTGAGATGACTCCTAATCCGAATGTGATGAAATTCGTTTCCAGCAAACTGTTATTAGAAGGTTTTGTGGAAGTAAAATCAAGAGAGGCTGCAGATGGAGTTCCATTAGCACAGGCTATTTTCAAAGAGTTTGATTTTGCTAAAGAAGTTTTCATCTCTGACAATTTTGTTGCGGTAACAAGAGATAATTCTGTAGAATGGCATGAAGTGATGATGGCAGTCCGCGCTTTAATTGCAGAATACCTTCAGAACGGAGGAGAAATTTCAAATCTTGAACCTCAAAAACATGAGAATCCGGTTGAAAAGATCATCAACAGAGATTATACCGAGGATGAGCAGAAAATTTCTGATATTTTAAATGAATATGTTGCTCCTGCAGTAGAAAACGACGGCGGGAAAATTTCACTGATGGAATACGATCAGGAAAGTAAAACAGCCAAGATGCTTCTACAGGGAGCCTGTTCAGGATGCCCAAGCTCAACAGCTACTCTGAAAAACGGTATTGAAAATATTCTGAAACAGTTTGTTCCTGATCTGGTAGAAAGAGTAGAAGCTGTGAATGGATAA
- a CDS encoding LLM class flavin-dependent oxidoreductase, whose amino-acid sequence MKNFEISVLDLAPVKQGKSIHDTFQDSLSLANHTESLHYKRFWLAEHHNMESIASSATSVLIGFIANGTKTIRVGSGGVMLPNHSSLIIAEQFGTLESLFPGRIDLGLGRAPGTDGLTAQALGRNPAIINEQFPRQILELQRYFSEENSDAMVRAIPGEGLDIPLYMLGSSTDSAWLAAELGLPYAFAGHFAPEQMEMAFKIYREHFQPSKQLDKPYIMACVNGVAAETSEEAHKISTTLFQAFINIVRNDRKPFAPPVDDMDEIWSPMEKSMVLQKLRYTFIGDQAEIEKKLIDFQEKFNVDELIINSHIYDHQKRLRSYEIFREAANSLSKA is encoded by the coding sequence ATGAAAAATTTTGAAATTTCTGTTTTAGACCTTGCACCGGTAAAGCAGGGGAAAAGCATTCATGATACCTTTCAGGACAGTTTGTCTTTAGCAAATCATACTGAAAGTTTGCACTATAAAAGATTCTGGCTTGCGGAACACCATAATATGGAAAGTATTGCCAGTTCAGCCACTTCTGTTCTGATTGGTTTTATTGCCAACGGAACAAAAACAATAAGAGTAGGATCCGGAGGAGTCATGCTTCCGAACCACAGTTCACTGATCATTGCCGAACAGTTCGGAACCCTGGAGTCTCTTTTTCCGGGAAGAATCGACCTGGGACTGGGAAGAGCACCGGGAACAGATGGGCTTACCGCTCAGGCATTGGGAAGAAACCCGGCCATTATTAACGAACAGTTTCCAAGACAGATTCTGGAGCTGCAACGGTATTTTTCTGAAGAAAATTCTGATGCGATGGTTCGCGCGATTCCGGGAGAAGGACTTGATATTCCACTTTATATGCTGGGATCAAGTACAGACAGTGCATGGCTGGCCGCAGAATTAGGACTGCCTTATGCTTTTGCGGGACATTTTGCTCCGGAACAAATGGAAATGGCATTTAAAATTTACAGAGAACATTTCCAGCCTTCAAAACAACTGGATAAACCCTATATCATGGCATGCGTTAATGGTGTGGCGGCAGAAACTTCAGAAGAGGCCCATAAAATTTCAACTACCTTATTCCAGGCATTCATCAACATTGTGAGAAATGACAGAAAACCTTTTGCTCCGCCGGTGGATGATATGGATGAAATATGGTCACCAATGGAAAAATCAATGGTGCTTCAGAAACTCAGATATACCTTTATCGGGGACCAGGCTGAAATTGAAAAAAAACTTATAGATTTTCAGGAAAAATTCAATGTAGATGAGCTGATTATTAACTCTCATATTTACGATCATCAGAAAAGACTGAGATCTTATGAAATTTTCAGAGAGGCGGCAAACTCATTATCCAAAGCGTAA